A window of the Myxococcus fulvus genome harbors these coding sequences:
- the cyaY gene encoding iron donor protein CyaY produces the protein MMDEARYNQLVAAVFKRMLAAADAIDPDVLEAESTGDMLTLTARSREKCIVNTQRAVKQIWVAGQGQGIHFGYDEATGTWLDDKGRGLELFRFVAEVVHHISDVDFVYPS, from the coding sequence ATGATGGACGAAGCGCGCTACAATCAGCTCGTCGCCGCCGTGTTCAAGCGGATGCTCGCGGCGGCGGATGCCATCGACCCGGACGTGCTGGAAGCCGAGAGCACGGGTGACATGCTCACCCTGACGGCCCGCTCCCGGGAGAAGTGCATCGTCAACACCCAGCGTGCCGTGAAGCAGATCTGGGTGGCAGGCCAGGGCCAGGGCATCCACTTCGGCTACGACGAGGCCACCGGCACCTGGCTGGACGACAAGGGGCGGGGCCTGGAGCTCTTCCGCTTCGTCGCCGAGGTGGTGCACCACATCAGCGACGTGGACTTCGTCTACCCGTCCTGA
- a CDS encoding diguanylate cyclase, with protein sequence MAFVLLAEPAAPVAGVLRRYLEGAGHEVAWVASVDEALRAARERPPSVLLASGTGALDGEALCRGARAQGLTAPVLLMYPPDEEHADERALQSGADGSLVGPLKRATVLTCVSLLVQREEARRAPQAAPTPVTPAPVEPQAPRAPQAPVGATSADFEFLKRLMFMEVKRSRRYRYPIALLMVELDRFQERASSLAPAARKGALAETLGLLVAGVRDIDVAVPFADSRFVVFLPHTPRSGARVVAERLREKLKGVTTLPVGTASVGVSVSEPPAGKGAGPGAPVQQISFGGMLKDAGDALRRAQAAGGDWVEVASDASRNQDG encoded by the coding sequence ATGGCCTTCGTGCTCCTGGCCGAGCCCGCCGCCCCGGTGGCGGGTGTGTTGCGCCGGTACCTCGAGGGCGCCGGCCACGAGGTGGCGTGGGTGGCGAGCGTCGACGAGGCGCTGCGCGCGGCCCGGGAGCGTCCGCCCTCCGTGCTCCTGGCCTCCGGCACGGGAGCGCTGGACGGCGAGGCGCTGTGCCGGGGCGCGCGCGCCCAGGGCCTCACGGCGCCCGTGCTGCTCATGTACCCGCCGGACGAGGAGCACGCCGACGAGCGCGCCCTGCAGTCGGGCGCGGACGGCAGCCTGGTGGGCCCCCTCAAGCGCGCCACCGTGCTGACGTGCGTGTCGCTGCTCGTGCAGCGCGAGGAGGCCCGGCGCGCGCCGCAGGCCGCTCCGACGCCCGTCACCCCGGCGCCGGTGGAGCCCCAGGCGCCGCGCGCGCCGCAAGCCCCCGTGGGGGCGACGTCCGCGGACTTCGAGTTCCTCAAGCGGCTGATGTTCATGGAGGTGAAGCGCAGCCGCCGCTACCGCTACCCCATCGCCCTGCTGATGGTGGAGCTGGACCGCTTCCAGGAGCGGGCCTCGTCGCTGGCGCCGGCCGCGCGCAAGGGCGCCCTGGCGGAGACGCTCGGCTTGCTGGTGGCGGGGGTGCGCGACATCGACGTGGCGGTGCCCTTCGCGGACAGCCGCTTCGTCGTCTTCCTGCCTCACACGCCCCGCTCGGGAGCCCGGGTGGTGGCCGAGCGCCTGCGCGAGAAGCTCAAGGGCGTCACCACGCTGCCCGTGGGCACGGCGTCGGTGGGTGTCTCCGTGTCGGAGCCTCCGGCGGGGAAGGGCGCGGGGCCGGGCGCTCCCGTCCAGCAGATCAGCTTCGGCGGGATGCTGAAGGACGCGGGAGACGCGCTGCGACGCGCGCAGGCGGCGGGCGGCGACTGGGTGGAGGTGGCCAGCGACGCCAGCCGGAATCAGGACGGGTAG